Proteins found in one Corynebacterium canis genomic segment:
- a CDS encoding ammonium transporter yields the protein METGNAAWILVSASLVFLMTPALALFYGGMSRQKSVLNMMMMSFGALGVVSVLYVLWGWSMSYGTQSLAGIVANPFELFGLQRSITDADGGYIAGANGYPNVIDVCFQLTFAVISAALISGAIAERVKFSTWLVFIGCWVTLVYFPLAHMVWGGGLLAHGEHGFAAWMFGTVAEAGERVAVIQPVDFAGGTVVHISAGTTAFVLALLVGKRRNFMRAPHRPHNLPMVMLGAGLLWFGWFGFNGGSAFAADGLAGLAWLNTTAAAAAAMLGWLLVERLRDGHATSLGAASGIVAGLVAITPAAGALTPITSLIVGLIGGAIAAWGVGLKYRYGFDDTLDVVGVHLLAGLWGTIAIGFFHHDSGLLTGGGSDGLKLLVVQAVIALFAMVFAAAISLVVGYALRRTMGWRVDAEAEHMGIDSNQHGESAYDAVGPEIR from the coding sequence ATGGAGACTGGGAACGCAGCATGGATTTTGGTCTCAGCGTCGCTGGTTTTTCTGATGACGCCGGCGCTGGCGTTGTTCTACGGTGGGATGTCCCGGCAAAAGTCGGTGCTCAATATGATGATGATGTCGTTCGGGGCCCTTGGCGTGGTGTCCGTGCTGTATGTCTTGTGGGGCTGGTCCATGTCCTACGGCACGCAATCACTCGCCGGGATTGTCGCTAACCCGTTCGAACTCTTTGGTTTGCAGCGCAGCATCACGGACGCGGACGGCGGCTATATCGCGGGAGCCAACGGCTACCCCAACGTTATCGACGTGTGCTTTCAGCTCACCTTCGCGGTGATTTCCGCCGCGTTGATCTCGGGTGCCATTGCGGAACGTGTGAAATTCTCCACTTGGCTGGTGTTTATCGGGTGCTGGGTGACGCTGGTGTACTTCCCGTTGGCCCACATGGTGTGGGGCGGGGGACTGCTCGCCCACGGCGAACATGGGTTCGCAGCCTGGATGTTTGGCACCGTCGCGGAAGCGGGGGAGCGGGTCGCCGTGATCCAACCCGTGGACTTCGCCGGCGGAACAGTCGTACATATTTCCGCAGGCACCACGGCGTTTGTCCTTGCCCTGCTAGTGGGCAAGCGTCGAAACTTTATGCGAGCCCCGCATCGCCCGCATAACCTGCCGATGGTGATGCTGGGTGCCGGTTTGCTGTGGTTCGGCTGGTTCGGTTTCAACGGCGGCTCGGCGTTCGCCGCGGACGGGCTTGCGGGCCTTGCGTGGCTCAACACCACTGCGGCCGCAGCTGCCGCAATGCTGGGATGGCTGCTGGTGGAGCGCCTGCGTGATGGGCACGCGACGTCGTTAGGCGCGGCGTCGGGAATCGTGGCGGGGCTGGTGGCAATCACCCCGGCCGCAGGCGCGCTCACGCCGATTACGTCCCTGATCGTCGGTTTGATCGGCGGCGCCATCGCGGCGTGGGGCGTGGGCCTGAAATACCGCTATGGTTTCGATGACACGCTCGATGTGGTGGGCGTGCACTTGCTCGCGGGGCTGTGGGGAACTATCGCAATTGGGTTCTTCCATCACGATTCCGGCTTGCTTACCGGCGGCGGCAGCGACGGCCTGAAACTCCTTGTGGTGCAGGCGGTAATCGCGCTTTTCGCAATGGTGTTCGCGGCTGCTATTTCGCTGGTGGTCGGCTACGCGTTGCGGCGTACGATGGGCTGGCGCGTGGATGCGGAGGCCGAGCACATGGGCATCGACTCCAACCAGCACGGGGAATCGGCCTACGATGCTGTTGGCCCCGAAATCAGGTAA
- a CDS encoding P-II family nitrogen regulator produces the protein MKLVTAVVKPFTLDQIKEALEQVGVLGMTVTEAQGFGQQKGHSEVYRGAEYAVDFVPKLKIEVVVAEDYLEEVIQAIVEAARTGKVGDGKLWVVHVDDLVRVRTGERGEAAL, from the coding sequence ATGAAATTGGTCACCGCCGTGGTGAAGCCGTTTACCTTGGACCAGATCAAGGAGGCGCTGGAGCAGGTTGGCGTCCTGGGGATGACGGTGACTGAGGCACAAGGGTTCGGACAACAGAAAGGGCATTCGGAGGTGTATCGGGGTGCCGAATACGCCGTAGATTTTGTGCCCAAACTAAAAATCGAGGTTGTGGTCGCGGAGGACTATCTGGAGGAAGTGATCCAAGCCATCGTTGAGGCCGCCCGCACCGGCAAGGTCGGCGACGGCAAATTGTGGGTGGTGCACGTGGATGATCTGGTGCGGGTGCGCACCGGCGAGCGCGGCGAAGCGGCGCTGTAG
- the ftsY gene encoding signal recognition particle-docking protein FtsY, producing the protein MDMTYLIIGVVVVILIVVALVVVLGLLRQKSKTITFAEDESPKELTQQEKSGNYQASGGFNFAPANAPQPEPEVLRGQRFEESTPVSRAQHEAPEGQTGAADSLSSGPAIPPERPGPKHAEAEHTPPVEAPATPPLFSDLTDPTHTTVEFTMPERPEREIVEAEVVEDQTFEPAASEDVQTAPRHAAEGDKLPFEPPVVERTSDPLFDVPPTPSAPEDHAVRGAVGEVGGESIVEPEPEPQPEPEPHFPDTPLFESVAEENPVELSAIREAEDAAEAARAQADAAVTALDETPTPVDVPPSARPTEVEEIAPAVGRLGRLRGRLSRSQNVIGQGVLGILSAGDLDEDAWEEIEDTLLMADLGTKVTMQVVDALREKIAERGVASEAQARAMLRETLIEACKPELDRSIKAMPNGGKPAVVLVVGVNGTGKTTTTGKLARVLVSMGHTVLLGAADTFRAAAADQLETWGRRVGASTVRGAEGADPASVAFDAVARGVEKQVDVVLIDTAGRLHTSVGLMDQLGKVKRVVEKKAEVDEVLLVLDATVGQNGLMQARTFRDVVDITGVVLTKLDGTAKGGIVFQVQEELGVPVKLVGLGEGADDLAPFEAESFVDALLG; encoded by the coding sequence ATGGACATGACTTATCTGATCATTGGCGTCGTGGTCGTCATCCTTATTGTGGTGGCGCTTGTAGTGGTCCTCGGTTTGCTCAGGCAGAAGAGTAAGACCATCACTTTTGCTGAGGACGAGTCGCCGAAGGAGCTCACTCAACAGGAAAAGTCTGGAAACTATCAGGCTTCCGGGGGGTTCAACTTTGCCCCTGCGAATGCTCCTCAGCCGGAACCGGAGGTTTTGCGTGGTCAGAGGTTTGAGGAATCCACCCCCGTTTCGAGGGCGCAGCACGAGGCTCCCGAGGGCCAGACGGGAGCAGCAGATTCACTATCTTCGGGTCCGGCGATCCCCCCTGAGCGTCCCGGGCCAAAGCATGCGGAGGCTGAGCACACGCCGCCGGTCGAGGCGCCCGCAACCCCTCCGCTGTTTAGCGACCTCACGGATCCGACCCATACGACCGTCGAGTTCACCATGCCCGAACGTCCGGAGCGCGAGATCGTAGAGGCCGAGGTCGTCGAGGATCAAACGTTCGAACCCGCCGCGAGTGAGGATGTTCAAACCGCTCCCCGGCACGCTGCGGAGGGGGATAAGCTGCCCTTCGAGCCGCCTGTGGTCGAGCGCACTAGCGATCCGCTTTTCGACGTCCCGCCCACACCGTCTGCGCCCGAGGACCACGCCGTGCGCGGCGCCGTCGGCGAAGTTGGCGGCGAATCGATTGTGGAGCCAGAGCCAGAGCCCCAGCCGGAACCGGAGCCCCATTTCCCGGACACACCTTTGTTCGAATCGGTTGCCGAGGAAAACCCCGTGGAGTTGTCTGCGATCCGGGAGGCCGAGGATGCCGCTGAGGCCGCCCGCGCCCAAGCAGATGCGGCGGTCACGGCGCTCGATGAGACCCCGACCCCGGTAGATGTTCCGCCTTCCGCCCGGCCCACCGAGGTTGAAGAGATCGCACCCGCTGTGGGGCGTTTGGGCAGGTTGCGTGGCCGATTGTCGCGTTCGCAAAACGTCATCGGCCAGGGCGTGCTCGGCATATTAAGCGCCGGCGACCTCGACGAGGACGCGTGGGAGGAGATCGAGGACACCCTGCTCATGGCGGACCTGGGCACGAAGGTGACCATGCAGGTGGTGGATGCGCTTCGGGAGAAGATCGCGGAGCGCGGCGTAGCCAGCGAGGCGCAAGCGCGTGCGATGCTTCGGGAGACGTTGATCGAGGCCTGCAAACCCGAGCTGGACCGTTCGATCAAGGCCATGCCAAATGGCGGCAAGCCCGCGGTGGTCCTCGTCGTGGGCGTCAATGGGACCGGGAAAACCACGACTACCGGCAAGCTCGCACGTGTGCTCGTTTCCATGGGGCATACGGTGTTGTTGGGCGCGGCCGATACGTTCCGGGCTGCGGCCGCCGATCAGCTGGAAACCTGGGGTCGCCGAGTTGGTGCTTCCACTGTGCGCGGGGCGGAAGGCGCGGACCCGGCATCCGTGGCTTTCGACGCCGTGGCGCGCGGCGTCGAAAAGCAAGTCGACGTTGTGCTCATCGATACGGCCGGGCGTTTGCACACCTCCGTTGGGCTGATGGATCAGCTGGGCAAGGTCAAACGTGTGGTCGAGAAGAAGGCGGAGGTGGACGAGGTGCTGCTGGTGCTGGATGCCACCGTGGGGCAAAACGGCCTGATGCAGGCGCGCACCTTCCGCGATGTGGTGGACATCACCGGCGTGGTGTTGACCAAGCTCGACGGCACGGCCAAGGGCGGCATTGTGTTCCAGGTGCAGGAAGAGCTCGGCGTGCCGGTCAAGCTCGTTGGGCTCGGCGAAGGCGCGGATGATCTGGCCCCGTTCGAAGCCGAAAGTTTTGTCGACGCCTTGCTTGGCTAG